From the genome of Deinococcus sp. AJ005, one region includes:
- the coaBC gene encoding bifunctional phosphopantothenoylcysteine decarboxylase/phosphopantothenate--cysteine ligase CoaBC: MADAAVEGQKTVLVIVGGSMAAVKAPSVLRRLREGGVGVSVIATRAALAFVTELSLSTAADGPVGTDAAWFSPRPDALHLTLAKADAAVIVGASAELLAGAAHGHANDLALATLLSVPGPVLWVPAMNAAMWRNRAVQSNVARLREWSHHFLGPEVGAFGTRGEGAGIGRMAEPEDIAAAVLKLLTPAAVSDSKGRDLEGLHVVVSAGPTREYLDPVRFISNPSSGKMGFAVAENARDRGARVTLVTGPVNLPDPAGMAVVRIESALELRDAVIRATQDADIVVMTAAVADYRAAELKGEKQAKVAGDVSIHLTPNPDILAELGREKGGRVLVGFAMETHAGVERAAAKAARKNADFILLNYPTQEGTAFGGDDNQVTLVRADGSHQDWPRASKRQVARQLLNEALRVRGQRTTD; the protein is encoded by the coding sequence ATGGCAGACGCGGCGGTAGAGGGTCAAAAGACAGTCCTGGTGATCGTGGGCGGCAGCATGGCCGCCGTGAAAGCACCCTCTGTGCTGCGGCGGCTGCGTGAGGGTGGCGTAGGGGTCAGCGTGATCGCCACCCGCGCCGCGCTGGCCTTTGTCACCGAGCTGAGCCTGTCCACCGCCGCCGACGGTCCGGTGGGCACCGATGCAGCGTGGTTCTCGCCCCGCCCCGACGCCCTGCATCTCACACTGGCGAAGGCGGATGCGGCAGTGATCGTGGGAGCCTCTGCCGAATTGCTGGCCGGGGCGGCGCACGGCCACGCGAATGACCTGGCGCTGGCAACCCTCCTGAGCGTGCCGGGGCCAGTGCTGTGGGTTCCGGCCATGAACGCGGCCATGTGGCGAAATCGGGCGGTGCAGTCCAACGTGGCGCGGCTGCGCGAGTGGAGCCACCACTTTCTGGGGCCGGAGGTGGGCGCGTTCGGCACACGCGGCGAGGGCGCGGGCATCGGGCGCATGGCCGAGCCGGAGGACATTGCCGCCGCCGTGCTGAAGCTGCTAACACCCGCCGCTGTGTCTGATTCAAAAGGGCGTGATCTGGAGGGCCTGCATGTGGTGGTTTCGGCTGGCCCCACCCGCGAGTATCTGGACCCGGTGCGCTTTATCAGCAATCCCAGCAGCGGCAAGATGGGCTTCGCGGTGGCCGAGAACGCGCGGGACCGGGGCGCAAGGGTCACGCTGGTCACGGGTCCGGTGAATCTGCCCGATCCGGCTGGCATGGCTGTGGTCAGGATCGAGTCGGCCCTGGAATTGCGCGACGCCGTGATTAGGGCCACACAGGACGCCGATATCGTGGTCATGACGGCTGCCGTGGCCGACTACCGCGCCGCCGAACTGAAGGGCGAGAAACAGGCCAAGGTGGCGGGCGACGTGAGCATTCACCTCACGCCCAATCCCGACATCCTGGCCGAACTGGGGCGCGAGAAGGGTGGGCGCGTGCTGGTGGGCTTCGCGATGGAAACGCACGCGGGCGTGGAGCGGGCCGCCGCCAAGGCCGCGCGCAAGAACGCCGACTTCATCCTCCTGAATTACCCCACGCAGGAAGGCACAGCGTTTGGCGGCGACGACAATCAGGTCACCCTGGTCCGCGCCGACGGCTCCCATCAGGACTGGCCCCGCGCCAGCAAGCGCCAGGTGGCGCGGCAATTGCTGAACGAGGCTTTGCGGGTTCGGGGCCAGCGAACAACAGATTAA
- the argR gene encoding arginine repressor, whose protein sequence is MPGKLSKEQRQKRIQDIIARESVSTQGELVEFLRHEDVLVTQATVSRDINELRLVRVPVGKGRHRYALSQSGGHGDVKGELGRLFQNFVQDVDRGENVLVVRTAEGHASGVALLLDRLRRDDIVGTIAGEDTIFVVARTTDEGEALMEELHALMLG, encoded by the coding sequence GTGCCAGGCAAGCTCAGCAAGGAACAGCGTCAGAAACGCATTCAGGACATCATCGCCCGCGAAAGCGTCTCCACGCAGGGTGAACTGGTGGAATTTCTGCGCCATGAGGACGTGCTGGTCACGCAGGCCACCGTCAGCCGCGATATCAATGAATTACGGCTGGTGCGCGTGCCAGTAGGCAAGGGCCGCCACCGTTACGCCCTGTCACAGTCGGGCGGCCACGGCGACGTCAAGGGCGAGCTGGGCCGGTTGTTCCAGAACTTCGTGCAGGACGTGGACCGGGGCGAGAACGTGCTGGTGGTCCGCACCGCCGAGGGCCACGCGTCCGGGGTGGCGCTGCTGCTGGACCGCCTGCGCCGCGACGATATCGTGGGCACCATTGCTGGGGAGGACACCATTTTCGTGGTGGCCCGCACCACCGATGAGGGCGAGGCCCTGATGGAAGAACTGCACGCGTTGATGCTGGGCTAG
- a CDS encoding response regulator → MMLPFNYLVVDDSPQDQLLAQEAFEHLCPECVLTCAGSGREALALLQDRDFQVDVVLLDLNMPGMSGFELLREMKRDPRLVRIPVVILSTSSAQQDISEAYTLHASSYLVKSSSFAEFLSQIEKFLDYWQSSRTVNHVG, encoded by the coding sequence ATGATGCTGCCTTTCAATTACCTCGTGGTGGATGACAGTCCACAGGATCAGTTGCTGGCCCAGGAGGCTTTCGAGCACCTGTGCCCGGAATGCGTCCTGACCTGTGCCGGAAGCGGGCGGGAAGCGCTGGCACTCCTTCAGGACCGGGATTTTCAGGTCGATGTGGTTCTGCTGGACCTCAACATGCCCGGCATGAGCGGCTTTGAACTGCTGCGCGAAATGAAGAGGGACCCCCGTCTGGTCCGCATTCCAGTGGTGATCCTGTCGACCTCCAGCGCCCAGCAGGACATCAGCGAGGCCTACACGCTGCACGCCAGCTCATATCTGGTCAAATCGTCGAGTTTTGCTGAATTTCTGTCCCAGATCGAGAAGTTCCTGGATTACTGGCAGTCCAGCCGCACCGTCAACCATGTGGGATAG
- the rpmH gene encoding 50S ribosomal protein L34 — MKRTYQPNVRKRAKTHGFRARMKTKAGRNIIARRRAKGRQQLTVADE; from the coding sequence ATGAAGCGTACCTATCAACCCAACGTCCGCAAGCGCGCCAAGACCCACGGCTTCCGCGCCCGCATGAAAACCAAGGCTGGCCGCAACATCATCGCGCGCCGCCGTGCCAAGGGCCGCCAGCAGCTAACCGTCGCCGACGAGTAG
- the rnpA gene encoding ribonuclease P protein component, giving the protein MRGDREFRKVRNHGVAVRDPLFTLRLTEYRPRYGEVWQPRAIMGIVVSKKTLKRAVDRNRVRRRVREALRTLPGGLPPCRAILLPNPGVLTAPFTELQAALARAIAKAPSQAKSQGKRGGKAGNPRQSARVSERVTAAPPTPPKDRP; this is encoded by the coding sequence TTGCGTGGTGACCGCGAATTCCGCAAGGTCCGCAACCACGGTGTGGCGGTGCGAGATCCGCTGTTCACCCTGCGCCTGACCGAATATCGCCCGCGTTACGGCGAGGTCTGGCAACCACGCGCCATCATGGGCATCGTGGTGTCCAAGAAAACACTGAAGCGTGCCGTGGACCGCAACCGCGTGCGCCGCCGCGTGCGCGAGGCATTGCGGACCTTGCCAGGCGGCCTGCCGCCGTGCCGCGCAATTCTGCTGCCCAATCCAGGCGTGCTGACCGCACCGTTCACTGAATTACAGGCTGCGCTGGCCCGCGCGATTGCCAAAGCGCCCAGTCAAGCGAAGAGCCAGGGCAAGCGCGGCGGCAAAGCCGGGAACCCCCGGCAGTCTGCCCGCGTATCTGAGCGCGTGACCGCTGCCCCACCCACCCCGCCCAAGGACCGTCCGTGA
- the yidD gene encoding membrane protein insertion efficiency factor YidD, giving the protein MSLASRGLVGAVRYYQRVLSPRKPVPTCRFSPTCSEYAAQAIELHGAVKGGWLAAWRVARCNPLVPGGYDPVPDHFPAQHHSEGASNAPPPASVSQTSPPPPAPQKSPSSTPKKRRVS; this is encoded by the coding sequence GTGAGCCTCGCCTCACGCGGCCTGGTGGGGGCTGTGCGCTACTACCAGCGGGTGCTGTCGCCGCGTAAGCCGGTGCCCACCTGCCGTTTTTCGCCCACCTGCTCGGAGTACGCCGCGCAGGCCATTGAACTCCACGGTGCCGTCAAGGGCGGTTGGCTGGCCGCGTGGCGGGTGGCGCGCTGCAATCCCCTCGTGCCGGGGGGCTACGATCCGGTGCCGGACCATTTTCCGGCGCAGCATCATTCGGAGGGGGCCAGCAATGCCCCGCCCCCAGCTTCTGTGTCACAGACTTCTCCGCCCCCGCCTGCCCCTCAGAAAAGCCCTTCCTCCACCCCTAAAAAGAGACGCGTATCCTGA
- the yidC gene encoding membrane protein insertase YidC: MKPRLLLPLIAATGALLLTGCGQTGPLPVFGKAIISGWIKADFDGKPGDEYIATSNLQDVVFNERGEVIGWFVKSYAGTPYIKRKADGTVDLSGLKAQASLVNMVGDRKAFALTGGGLDPAKAAETTVPQLSTDLPANEQTAVFKYTQGGVSVTKTVVLHPRNFKIDLKTDVTGGPATVNMLFPGLGKNDNPSVKAVPVGGEPVTVQGSGTQKVQNIQYAALQEKPNQLAHALIIRPQKGTTVNTTLTGGEQGLITASLPAVSNLEVYGGKNELIHLYQSGYSELPGLFAPNVFGKISLVIVKIMEEIYKVVGNWGLVLLLLTVLLRLIMWPLMQAQGRTTARMQVMQPRIKEIQDKYKERKDRDSQVAMQAEMQQLYKQYNFNPAGCVSTFIPFPVLIALWSTIRNFEFDSGFLWLPDLAIPDPFYFLALLYLIVNIGQLYVMTRKNPQMFKQQAFIYLIFLYFALTFPAGVTIYIIVSTLIGIVQQVIINKQVEAETATIGQRIQKTVAAGAGGTGKVVIAKTAPNMPGATKTRKAPKTLDAPKD, from the coding sequence ATGAAACCCAGACTGCTCCTACCTTTAATCGCCGCCACGGGCGCGCTGCTGCTCACGGGCTGCGGACAGACCGGGCCGCTGCCGGTGTTCGGCAAGGCCATCATCTCCGGCTGGATCAAGGCCGACTTCGACGGCAAGCCCGGCGACGAGTACATCGCCACCAGCAACCTGCAAGACGTGGTGTTCAATGAGCGCGGCGAGGTCATCGGCTGGTTCGTCAAGAGCTACGCGGGCACGCCGTACATCAAACGCAAGGCCGATGGCACTGTTGATCTCAGCGGCCTGAAAGCGCAGGCCAGTCTGGTCAACATGGTGGGGGACCGTAAAGCCTTCGCCCTGACCGGCGGCGGCCTCGATCCGGCAAAAGCTGCCGAAACCACTGTGCCGCAACTGTCCACAGACCTGCCGGCCAATGAGCAGACCGCCGTCTTCAAGTACACGCAGGGCGGCGTGAGCGTGACCAAGACCGTGGTGCTGCACCCGCGCAACTTCAAGATTGACCTGAAGACAGACGTGACGGGCGGCCCGGCCACCGTCAATATGCTGTTCCCCGGTCTGGGCAAGAACGACAATCCCAGCGTCAAGGCCGTCCCCGTGGGTGGGGAACCCGTCACCGTGCAGGGCAGCGGGACACAGAAAGTCCAGAACATCCAGTACGCCGCCCTTCAGGAAAAGCCCAACCAGCTCGCGCACGCGCTGATCATTCGCCCGCAAAAGGGCACCACCGTCAATACCACGCTGACCGGTGGCGAGCAGGGCCTGATCACGGCCAGCCTGCCCGCAGTCAGCAACCTGGAAGTCTACGGCGGCAAGAACGAGCTGATCCACCTGTATCAGAGCGGCTACAGCGAATTGCCGGGCCTGTTTGCCCCCAACGTCTTCGGCAAGATCAGTCTGGTGATCGTCAAGATCATGGAAGAGATCTACAAGGTGGTGGGCAACTGGGGCCTCGTGCTGCTGCTGCTGACCGTGCTGCTGCGGCTGATCATGTGGCCGCTGATGCAGGCGCAGGGCCGCACCACCGCCCGCATGCAGGTGATGCAGCCCCGGATCAAGGAGATTCAGGACAAGTACAAGGAGCGCAAGGACCGCGATTCTCAGGTGGCCATGCAGGCAGAGATGCAGCAGCTCTACAAGCAGTACAACTTCAACCCGGCGGGCTGCGTGTCCACCTTTATCCCTTTTCCGGTGCTGATCGCGCTGTGGTCCACCATCCGCAACTTCGAGTTCGATAGCGGTTTCCTGTGGCTGCCGGACCTCGCGATCCCTGATCCCTTCTATTTCCTGGCGCTGCTGTACCTGATCGTCAACATCGGGCAGCTCTATGTCATGACCCGCAAGAACCCGCAGATGTTCAAGCAGCAGGCGTTCATCTACCTGATCTTCCTGTATTTCGCCCTGACCTTCCCGGCAGGGGTGACCATCTACATCATCGTGTCCACATTGATCGGCATCGTGCAACAGGTGATCATCAACAAACAGGTGGAGGCCGAGACCGCCACCATCGGTCAGCGGATTCAGAAAACCGTGGCTGCGGGTGCGGGCGGCACGGGCAAGGTCGTGATCGCCAAGACGGCCCCGAACATGCCCGGCGCGACCAAGACCCGCAAAGCGCCCAAGACCCTGGACGCGCCCAAAGACTGA
- a CDS encoding phosphodiester glycosidase family protein, with protein sequence MTVFRFLPLILLMSCSPASHAFKLEKVVSGGMLYTVAEVDLTEDSLELHWLNPTTGQPYASFSQVQQRLRKTGKTMLFATNSGIYAPGLRPLGLHVEDGKTLVGINNARSGGNFALLPNGVFWIRGQRAGVTETGAYKRLNPQPTFATQSGPLLLAGGQVHPAFNKGSSSFKVRSGVGVCKDGRVRFAVSAGPVNFYAFAVFFRDRLNCPDALYLDGSISAYATPDNNTQLADFAGIWTVSR encoded by the coding sequence ATGACCGTCTTCCGCTTTCTTCCCCTGATATTGCTGATGTCGTGCAGCCCCGCCTCCCACGCCTTCAAACTGGAAAAAGTGGTGTCTGGCGGCATGCTCTACACCGTGGCCGAGGTTGATCTGACAGAGGACAGCCTGGAACTGCATTGGCTGAATCCCACCACGGGCCAGCCTTACGCCAGCTTCTCGCAGGTACAGCAGCGGCTGCGGAAGACGGGGAAAACGATGCTGTTCGCCACCAATAGCGGTATCTACGCGCCGGGGCTACGTCCGCTGGGCCTGCATGTGGAGGATGGCAAGACGCTGGTGGGGATCAACAATGCCCGTTCCGGTGGCAACTTCGCACTGCTGCCCAACGGGGTTTTCTGGATCAGGGGGCAACGGGCGGGCGTGACGGAAACGGGGGCTTACAAACGCCTGAATCCGCAGCCGACGTTTGCCACACAGTCCGGGCCACTGTTGCTGGCGGGTGGGCAGGTGCATCCGGCCTTCAACAAGGGCAGCAGCTCGTTCAAGGTCCGCAGCGGCGTAGGGGTGTGCAAGGACGGACGGGTGCGCTTCGCGGTCAGTGCCGGGCCAGTCAACTTCTACGCCTTCGCCGTGTTCTTCCGGGACCGCCTGAACTGCCCCGACGCGCTGTATCTGGACGGCAGCATCAGCGCCTACGCGACGCCCGACAACAACACCCAACTGGCGGACTTCGCGGGCATCTGGACGGTCAGCCGCTGA
- the tgt gene encoding tRNA guanosine(34) transglycosylase Tgt, with product MFEFEVQHQDGRARVARFATPHGTVTTPMFMPVGTQGTVKGISPQELLDIGSQMILGNTYHLMLRPGEELVAAHGGLPGFTAYPGPFLTDSGGFQVMSLGHLRKIAEEGVVFKSHLDGSLVELTPERSIEVQQALGADVIMAFDECPPFPAERDYITRSLERTVRWLERCLTFKSRDDQALFAIVQGGIHSDLRQLSLDLTLPFNTPGFAIGGLAVGESKAEMYPAVDFTTARLPAEKPRYLMGVGHPEDLVAGIALGVDMFDCVYPTRTGRFGYALTDDGRLNMNSSAPRRELKPIDEDCDCYACRHYTRAYLAHLVRAEELLAPRMLSLHNLRYLHRLVERIRAAIAAGEFDVWARAWGARYFRDELPQWFSAALEASAVQPGSVSRDIGSHL from the coding sequence ATGTTCGAGTTTGAAGTTCAGCATCAGGACGGGCGGGCGCGGGTGGCGCGCTTCGCAACTCCACACGGCACCGTTACGACTCCGATGTTTATGCCGGTGGGCACACAGGGTACGGTCAAGGGCATCAGTCCACAGGAACTGCTCGACATCGGATCACAGATGATTCTGGGCAACACCTATCACCTGATGCTGCGGCCCGGCGAGGAGTTGGTAGCGGCACACGGCGGCCTGCCCGGCTTCACCGCCTATCCCGGCCCCTTTCTGACCGATTCCGGCGGCTTTCAAGTGATGAGCCTGGGCCACCTCCGCAAGATCGCTGAAGAAGGCGTGGTATTCAAGAGCCACTTGGATGGCAGTCTGGTGGAATTGACGCCCGAGCGGAGCATTGAAGTGCAACAGGCGCTGGGGGCCGATGTGATCATGGCCTTCGACGAGTGCCCCCCCTTTCCGGCAGAGCGTGACTACATCACCCGCAGTCTGGAACGTACAGTGCGCTGGCTTGAGCGTTGCCTGACCTTCAAATCGCGGGATGATCAGGCCCTGTTTGCCATCGTGCAGGGGGGGATTCACTCGGATTTGCGGCAGCTCAGTCTGGACCTGACCCTCCCATTCAACACCCCTGGATTTGCCATCGGCGGTCTGGCCGTCGGAGAGAGCAAGGCCGAGATGTATCCCGCCGTGGACTTCACCACCGCCCGCCTCCCTGCCGAAAAGCCGCGCTATCTGATGGGCGTGGGCCATCCGGAAGATCTGGTGGCGGGCATTGCGCTGGGAGTGGACATGTTCGACTGCGTGTACCCCACCCGCACCGGGCGTTTCGGCTACGCACTGACCGACGACGGACGGCTGAACATGAACTCCAGTGCGCCGCGCCGGGAGCTGAAACCCATTGACGAGGACTGCGACTGCTACGCCTGTCGCCATTACACCCGCGCTTATCTGGCCCATCTGGTCCGCGCAGAGGAACTGCTGGCCCCGCGCATGCTCTCGCTGCATAATCTGCGTTATCTGCACCGTCTGGTAGAGCGCATCAGAGCGGCCATCGCGGCAGGTGAATTTGACGTCTGGGCAAGAGCCTGGGGTGCGCGCTACTTCAGAGACGAGCTGCCACAGTGGTTTTCGGCTGCGCTTGAGGCTTCAGCCGTTCAACCCGGCTCTGTGTCCAGGGATATCGGCTCCCACCTATGA